A DNA window from Iodobacter ciconiae contains the following coding sequences:
- a CDS encoding sensor histidine kinase, translating into MLLEQSTEELVPLPDFRNFGVLLRILLLIHLGMLAYVLVGLSVWEEWPLRLGEAAMWVEPPLLGTLLLLSIMMPWLNRLSYHMGVLGVSALAMFLVFGQRKVLLSVLQPATALLPALLFTMMLVVSVMLYLRLRWKSLSPRLTEARLAALQARIRPHFFFNSLNAVLSLIRSEPKRAEQVLEDLADLFRVVMVDKQQLSTVECELEVARRYLNIEAVRLGDRLIVEWDIAQSSLMAALPPLLLQPLLENAIYYGVEPILDPRPVQISIAIKDKHVHLGIKNSLPQAGTVSQHKGNGMALQNIRQRLLLHFDAEANLSTYANNDYYQVHIVLPYREIPHGNATAPFSC; encoded by the coding sequence ATGCTGCTTGAACAATCAACTGAAGAGCTGGTTCCACTCCCGGATTTTCGTAATTTTGGAGTATTACTACGTATTTTGCTGCTGATTCATCTTGGTATGCTGGCTTACGTACTAGTTGGGCTTTCTGTATGGGAGGAGTGGCCGCTTAGGCTGGGTGAGGCTGCTATGTGGGTAGAGCCTCCTTTGCTGGGGACGTTGTTATTGCTGTCTATTATGATGCCCTGGCTTAATCGCTTGTCTTATCACATGGGGGTTTTGGGGGTAAGTGCACTGGCGATGTTTTTGGTTTTCGGGCAAAGGAAAGTATTGCTTTCCGTATTACAGCCTGCAACGGCCTTGCTTCCTGCGCTTCTGTTTACCATGATGTTGGTAGTGTCTGTGATGCTTTATCTGCGTTTACGCTGGAAATCATTGTCACCAAGGTTAACGGAAGCAAGGCTGGCAGCATTACAGGCGAGGATCAGACCGCATTTCTTTTTTAATAGTTTGAACGCGGTGTTGTCATTAATTCGCAGTGAACCCAAGCGTGCAGAGCAGGTTTTGGAAGATTTAGCTGATTTATTTCGGGTAGTTATGGTTGATAAACAGCAGCTTTCCACTGTGGAATGCGAGCTGGAGGTAGCACGTCGCTACCTGAATATTGAGGCGGTACGTCTGGGGGATAGGCTAATTGTTGAATGGGACATTGCCCAGTCATCATTAATGGCAGCTTTGCCCCCGCTTTTATTGCAGCCTTTGCTGGAAAACGCTATTTATTATGGTGTAGAGCCTATTTTGGATCCCAGACCTGTGCAGATCAGCATTGCCATAAAAGATAAGCATGTTCACCTGGGAATTAAAAATTCTTTGCCGCAGGCAGGGACGGTGAGTCAACATAAGGGCAATGGGATGGCACTTCAGAATATTCGTCAGCGCTTATTGCTTCACTTCGATGCTGAAGCCAATTTAAGCACTTACGCGAATAACGACTATTATCAAGTACATATTGTCTTGCCTTACCGGGAGATTCCCCATGGGAACGCCACTGCGCCTTTTTCTTGTTGA